A stretch of the Aegilops tauschii subsp. strangulata cultivar AL8/78 chromosome 4, Aet v6.0, whole genome shotgun sequence genome encodes the following:
- the LOC109782629 gene encoding calmodulin-interacting protein 111 isoform X1 — protein sequence MSSKGKKKQKPSVSPQPSPRTPLSRAREGAGGCILDLPSTAAAAAARYPALVPRGGAGCFTGTVFDVVSRGGIRGGEGTLWLSGDAMASSGLRHGCLVSVSLISSSSNSLDEFPLDSLFEECTRFFDLDVDNDLISNEAGGNFVTAKVFPSCEVQKNGIKLSWDLACTLGYPVVGRPLLISPLYTSQAPKQTDGGEFLRVIKCSDLYLSLVPPKVAPSSHNKSGSDCHPVRNVMVMESPKRIPSTSPCRNESHDGASYSGSSLCLDQATAKSVLADDKINDLLQTSASRWLGGRHLLKGNYVPLPMCGKLSMFVVLRAEADDSALDVVHEKNNSMSNAEVSGKLVETPALFLVDRTTKVHLSDLSSSKEFGSDKLGLPPEYSVCADTGNEDTNPNQRLGGLSEVSAKVKEMISFSLADQISLPRNGLHDLPRYKGILLYGPPGTGKTSLASSCAYDLGANLFTINGPEIISQYHGESEQALYDAFTSAKQAAPAVIFIDELDAIAPARKDGGEELSLRMVAALLKLMDEIGRNDRVILIAATNRPESIDRALLRPGRFDQEIEIGVPSPGQRLDILHLLLSGVHHSLTSEEVECLAFGTHGFVGADLAALCNEAALSALRRYISVKESSTQPLGDRATHAEKTNIQEIDGLLGYEISSLSSSLSKLTMSTEDYSWTNRGDIIESSELDDKKDELLLLVIKDDFEQAKMKVRPSAMREVMLELPKVQWEDVGGQARIKKQLIEAIQLPQKCPDAFERLGIRPPRGLLMIGPPGCSKTLMARAIASEAKMNFLAAKGPELFSKWVGDSEKAVRSLFAKAKDNAPAILFFDEIDGLAVTRGHGNNGISVADRVLSQLLQEMDGLDQKIGVTVIAATNRPDKIDIALLRPGRFDRLLDVQPPDEADREDIFRIHTRGIPCSHDVNLNELARLTEGYTGADIKLVCREAAVAALDENFDIPEVATRHFKSAIDRVSPSDMKFYQELAARFRRLVDDTDNATMPGTHTEPAI from the exons ATGTCTTCGAAGGGCAAGAAGAAGCAGAAGCCGTCGGTGTCCCCGCAGCCGTCACCTCGTACCCCACTCTCTCGCGCCCGTGAAGGCGCCGGCGGCTGCATCCTGGACCTCCCGTCCACCGCTGCAGCGGCAGCGGCGCGGTACCCGGCGCTCGTACCCCGCGGAGGCGCCGGTTGTTTCACCGGCACCGTCTTCGATGTGGTCTCCAGGGGCGGGATTCGTGGTGGCGAGGGGACGCTCTGGCTCTCCGGGGACGCCATGGCCAGCTCCGGGCTGCGGCATGGGTGTCTCGTCTCT GTGTCACTCATTTCTTCAAGTAGTAACAGTTTAGATGAATTCCCACTTGATAGCTTATTTGAGGAGTGCACCAGATTCTTTGATCTTGATGTGGACAATGATCTCATCTCTAACGAAGCTGGGGGGAACTTTGTGACTGCCAAAGTTTTCCCTTCATGTGAG GTTCAAAAGAATGGCATCAAGCTCTCTTGGGACCTTGCCTGCACGCTTGGATACCCTGTAGTAGGTCGTCCTTTGTTAATTAGCCCCCTATATACATCTCAAGCCCCAAAACAAACTGATGGTGGTGAGTTTTTGAGGGTGATAAAATGCAGCGATCTCTACCTTAGTCTAGTTCCACCAAAAGTTGCACCATCCAGCCATAATAAGTCAGGGTCTGATTGCCATCCTGTAAGAAATGTGATGGTTATGGAGTCACCTAAAAGGATTCCTTCAACTTCTCCATGCAGAAATGAATCCCATGACGGTGCATCTTACAGTGGTTCTTCATTGTGCTTGGATCAAGCCACTGCAAAATCAGTATTGGCAGATGATAAAATAAATGACTTGCTGCAGACTTCTGCATCACGGTGGCTTGGTGGTAGGCACTTACTGAAAGGAAACTACGTTCCTCTCCCAATGTGCGGGAAACTATCTATGTTTGTAGTTTTGCGTGCAGAAGCAGATGATTCTGCCCTGGATGTAGTGCATGAGAAAAACAATTCAATGTCTAATGCAGAGGTCTCTGGTAAATTGGTTGAAACCCCTGCTTTGTTCCTTGTCGACAGAACCACAAAAGTGCACCTTTCTGATTTGTCATCTTCAAAGGAGTTTGGGTCAGATAAGCTAGGGCTCCCACCAGAATATTCCGTGTGTGCTGATACAGGAAATGAAGATACCAATCCTAACCAAAGGCTTGGTGGGTTATCTGAAGTATCAGCAAAAGTAAAAGAAATGATTTCATTTTCGCTGGCAGATCAAATTAGTCTGCCGAGGAATGGTTTGCATGATTTACCAAG GTATAAAGGTATTCTTCTTTATGGTCCACCTGGAACAGGGAAAACCTCTCTTGCTTCTTCATGTGCCTATGATCTGGGAGCCAATCTTTTTACAATCAATGGACCAGAGATCATTAGTCAGTATCACGGTGAAAGTGAACAAGCATTGTATGATGCTTTCACTTCAGCTAAGCAAGCTGCACCTGCTGTG ATATTTATTGATGAATTGGACGCGATTGCTCCAGCCAGGAAGGATGGAGGCGAGGAGTTATCTCTTAGAATGGTTGCCGCTCTGTTAAAACTGATGGATGAGATTGGCCGTAATGATCGTGTTATCCTGATTGCTGCTACAAATCGGCCTGAAAGTATTGATCGTGCATTACTGCGCCCAGGAAGATTTGATCAAGAAATTGAAATAG GAGTACCATCTCCAGGACAGAGGCTGGACATACTTCACCTCCTTCTAAGTGGAGTTCACCACTCTCTCACTAGTGAGGAAGTTGAGTGCCTTGCTTTTGGCACTCATGGATTCGTGGGTGCTGATCTAGCTGCACTCTGCAATGAGGCTGCATTGAGTGCTCTTCGCCGTTATATTAGTGTAAAAGAAAGTTCAACTCAACCACTTGGTGATCGTGCCACACATGCAGAAAAGACTAATATTCAAGAAATTGATGGCCTTTTGGGTTATGAAATAAGCTCATTATCATCATCTCTCTCAAAGTTAACCATGTCAACGGAGGATTATAGCTGGACCAATAGAGGTGATATCATAGAAAGTAGCGAGCTGGATGATAAGAAAGATGAGTTGCTATTGTTGGTGATTAAAGATGACTTTGAACAAGCTAAAATGAAAGTTAGACCAAGTGCAATGCGTGAG GTAATGCTAGAGCTTCCGAAGGTACAATGGGAGGATGTTGGTGGTCAAGCCAGGATCAAGAAGCAGTTAATTGAAGCCATCCAGTTGCCACAGAAATGCCCAGACGCATTTGAACGCTTAGGGATCCGCCCTCCTAGAGGATTGTTAATGATTGGACCACCAGGTTGCAGTAAGACATTGATGGCTCGCGCAATAGCTTCTGAAGCAAAAATGAATTTCCTTGCAGCTAAGGGTCCTGAGCTTTTCAGCAAATGGGTCGGTGACTCTGAGAAGGCAGTGAGATCATTATTTGCGAAGGCGAAGGATAATGCGCCTGCAATATTATTTTTTGATGAAATAGATGGGCTTGCAGTAACTCGTGGCCATGGAAATAATGGCATATCTGTTGCTGATAGGGTACTCAGTCAGCTGCTACAGGAAATGGATG GTTTGGACCAAAAGATTGGTGTCACTGTTATTGCAGCTACGAATCGTCCTGACAAAATCGACATTGCACTTCTGAGACCAG GTCGTTTCGATAGACTGCTTGATGTTCAGCCACCAGATGAAGCTGACCGTGAAGATATTTTCCGGATTCATACACGCGGCATTCCCTGCAGTCACGACGTTAATCTAAACGAACTCGCTAGACTCACAGAAGGCTACACCGGTGCCGACATAAAGCTCGTCTGCAGGGAAGCCGCTGTAGCTGCTCTTGAT GAGAACTTTGACATCCCAGAAGTAGCAACTAGACACTTCAAGTCGGCAATCGACCGAGTAAGTCCATCAGATATGAAGTTTTACCAAGAACTCGCGGCACGATTCCGCCGACTCGTTGATGACACAGATAACGCAACAATGCCCGGAACACATACCGAACCTGCCATTTAG